One genomic segment of Musa acuminata AAA Group cultivar baxijiao chromosome BXJ3-3, Cavendish_Baxijiao_AAA, whole genome shotgun sequence includes these proteins:
- the LOC135633255 gene encoding protein LSD1-like, with protein MLKEDTVLGRRIRHKPEMPVPLVPYPTPPVPFTPPNGGQSQLVCSGCRNLLLYPLGATSVCCAVCSAVTAVPPPGTEMAQLICGGCHTLLMFIRGATSVQCSCCHTVNLALEANQVAHVNCGSCHMLLMYQYGARSVKCAVCNFVTSVGALPSTEQKPSS; from the exons ATGCTGAAGGAAGACACAGTGCTGGGAAGAAGGATAAGGCACAAACCCGAAATGCCAGTTCCTCTTGTCCCATATCCAACACCTCCTGTACCATTCACACCCCCAAATG GTGGACAAAGCCAACTTGTGTGCTCAGGATGCAGAAATCTCCTTCTCTATCCTCTAGGGGCAACATCAGTATGCTGTGCTGTTTGCAGTGCAGTAACAGCTGTGCCTCCGCCAG GTACAGAAATGGCTCAGTTAATTTGTGGAGGATGTCACACACTTCTGATGTTCATACGTGGGGCAACTAGCGTACAATGTTCTTGCTGTCACACAGTTAACCTGGCTTTGGAAG CAAATCAGGTAGCACATGTCAACTGTGGAAGCTGCCATATGCTGTTGATGTACCAATACGGAGCAAGATCCGTGAAGTGTGCAGTTTGCAATTTTGTGACTTCAGTTGGG GCTTTACCAAGCACTGAACAGAAACCTAGTAGCTGA